A region from the Microcebus murinus isolate Inina chromosome 3, M.murinus_Inina_mat1.0, whole genome shotgun sequence genome encodes:
- the ZC3H8 gene encoding zinc finger CCCH domain-containing protein 8 isoform X1 produces MDFENLFSKPPNPALGKKPATDSDERIDDEIDDTEVEETQEEKIKWEVNLECEQIPKKFRHFGNSTTLPKSLLHRKSRSKDYDVYSDNDICSQESEDSFAKELQQYIQAKEMANAAQLLPFPEESMKKEGAKDTQQAAKQKNKNIKAGHKNGKKKKMKRKWPGTGNKGPNALLRNSGSQDEDGKPKEKQQHVRMSQGFINQHTVEYKGKQICKYFLERKCIKGDQCKFDHDAELEKKKEMCKFYVQGYCTRGENCLYLHNEYPCKFYHTGTKCYQGDYCKFSHAPLTAETQELLAKVLDTEKKSYK; encoded by the exons ATGGATTTTGAGAATCTTTTCTCAAAGCCCCCCAACCCCGCCCTCGGCAAAAAACCGGCCACGGACTCTGACGAAAG AATCGATGATGAAATAGATGATACAGAAGTTGAAGAAacacaagaagagaaaataaaatgggaagtTAATCTGGAGTGTGAGCAAATTCCCAAAAAA TTTAGGCACTTTGGAAACTCTACAACTCTGCCCAAGAGTTTGCTACATAGAAAATCAAGAAGTAAGGACTATGATGTATATAGTGATAATGATATCTGCAGTCAGGAATCAGAAGACAGTTTTGCCAAAGAGCTTCAACAGTACATACAAGCTAAAGAAATGGCAAATGCTGCTCAACTCCTACCATTTCCTGAAGAATCTATGAAGAAAGAGGGAGCAAAAGATACTCAGCAGG ctgctaaacaaaaaaataaaaatattaaagctggtcacaagaatggtaaaaagaagaaaatgaagcgGAAATGGCCTGGCACTGGAAACAAGGGACCAAATGCTTTGCTgaggaacagtggctcacaggACGAG gatggTAAACCTAAAGAGAAGCAGCAGCATGTGAGAATGAGTCAGGGATTCATCAACCAACATACAGTGGAATACAAGGGAAaacaaatttgtaaatattttcttgaaaggaAATGTATTAAG GGAGACCAATGTAAATTTGATCATGATGCAgagctagaaaagaaaaaggaaatgtgtaAGTTTTATGTACAAGGATATTGTACCAGAGGTGAAAACTGTCTGTATTTGCATA ATGAATATCCTTGCAAGTTTTACCATACAGGAACAAAATGTTATCAGGGTGACTACTGCAAGTTTTCACATGCCCCCCTGACTGCCGAAACACAAGAACTGTTGGCTAAA gtTTTGGATACTGAAAAGaagtcatataaataa
- the ZC3H8 gene encoding zinc finger CCCH domain-containing protein 8 isoform X2, giving the protein MDFENLFSKPPNPALGKKPATDSDERHFGNSTTLPKSLLHRKSRSKDYDVYSDNDICSQESEDSFAKELQQYIQAKEMANAAQLLPFPEESMKKEGAKDTQQAAKQKNKNIKAGHKNGKKKKMKRKWPGTGNKGPNALLRNSGSQDEDGKPKEKQQHVRMSQGFINQHTVEYKGKQICKYFLERKCIKGDQCKFDHDAELEKKKEMCKFYVQGYCTRGENCLYLHNEYPCKFYHTGTKCYQGDYCKFSHAPLTAETQELLAKVLDTEKKSYK; this is encoded by the exons ATGGATTTTGAGAATCTTTTCTCAAAGCCCCCCAACCCCGCCCTCGGCAAAAAACCGGCCACGGACTCTGACGAAAG GCACTTTGGAAACTCTACAACTCTGCCCAAGAGTTTGCTACATAGAAAATCAAGAAGTAAGGACTATGATGTATATAGTGATAATGATATCTGCAGTCAGGAATCAGAAGACAGTTTTGCCAAAGAGCTTCAACAGTACATACAAGCTAAAGAAATGGCAAATGCTGCTCAACTCCTACCATTTCCTGAAGAATCTATGAAGAAAGAGGGAGCAAAAGATACTCAGCAGG ctgctaaacaaaaaaataaaaatattaaagctggtcacaagaatggtaaaaagaagaaaatgaagcgGAAATGGCCTGGCACTGGAAACAAGGGACCAAATGCTTTGCTgaggaacagtggctcacaggACGAG gatggTAAACCTAAAGAGAAGCAGCAGCATGTGAGAATGAGTCAGGGATTCATCAACCAACATACAGTGGAATACAAGGGAAaacaaatttgtaaatattttcttgaaaggaAATGTATTAAG GGAGACCAATGTAAATTTGATCATGATGCAgagctagaaaagaaaaaggaaatgtgtaAGTTTTATGTACAAGGATATTGTACCAGAGGTGAAAACTGTCTGTATTTGCATA ATGAATATCCTTGCAAGTTTTACCATACAGGAACAAAATGTTATCAGGGTGACTACTGCAAGTTTTCACATGCCCCCCTGACTGCCGAAACACAAGAACTGTTGGCTAAA gtTTTGGATACTGAAAAGaagtcatataaataa